The following proteins are co-located in the Rippkaea orientalis PCC 8801 genome:
- the lptC gene encoding LPS export ABC transporter periplasmic protein LptC — MTQSNHPSPPQNYLKGGVIVLLCFLVACQGSNQSQNTNNQQQETAEVESGLILNNATLEQANPKGQILWKVQTDEAAYSPDRKKAQLTGVKGNIYQDGKIVLRVKADQGEINRDGQEILLKNNVVAVDPRNNTVIRSEEVEWRPQDSVLMVRKNLRGSHPQLEATAKEAKYFAKKQQFELIGNIIATAKNPRLQLKTEHLIWDVPQDKVIGDRLLNVVRFEDKTITDQLVANQAQVNLKTKQVLVEKNIEFKSLEPPLQVATNEILWKYKDRQVTSSKPVKLIEYQRGVTVIGNEAQVDFPQNMAYLRRGVQGSGRANGSKLYSNDLTWNIKDQTIEALGNVIYEQAGDPPFNLTGEKATGTLHNNNIVVHGNPQDRVVTEIFPEDLNSNSR; from the coding sequence ATGACTCAATCAAACCATCCCTCACCCCCCCAAAATTATTTAAAAGGAGGGGTAATAGTGTTATTGTGCTTCCTAGTAGCCTGTCAAGGGTCTAATCAATCCCAAAATACCAATAACCAGCAGCAAGAAACGGCTGAAGTGGAAAGTGGATTAATTCTCAATAATGCCACCTTAGAACAAGCCAACCCCAAAGGACAAATATTGTGGAAAGTTCAAACTGACGAAGCTGCCTATAGTCCCGATCGCAAAAAAGCCCAATTAACAGGAGTCAAAGGCAATATTTACCAAGATGGCAAAATTGTCCTGCGGGTTAAAGCCGATCAAGGAGAAATTAACCGAGATGGACAGGAAATCCTTTTGAAAAACAACGTCGTCGCGGTTGATCCCCGTAACAACACCGTGATCCGTAGCGAAGAAGTCGAATGGCGGCCACAAGATTCGGTGCTGATGGTTCGCAAAAATCTCCGGGGTTCCCATCCTCAACTAGAAGCAACGGCCAAAGAAGCCAAATACTTCGCCAAAAAGCAACAATTTGAACTAATCGGCAATATTATCGCTACAGCCAAAAATCCTCGCCTACAACTGAAAACAGAACACTTGATTTGGGATGTACCCCAAGATAAAGTAATCGGCGATCGCTTACTCAATGTTGTTCGTTTTGAGGATAAAACCATTACCGATCAACTGGTGGCTAACCAAGCTCAAGTCAACTTGAAAACGAAACAAGTCCTAGTGGAAAAAAATATTGAGTTTAAATCCCTCGAACCCCCTTTACAAGTCGCTACTAACGAAATTCTCTGGAAATATAAGGATCGTCAAGTGACCAGTAGCAAACCTGTAAAATTGATTGAATATCAACGGGGCGTTACTGTTATTGGCAATGAAGCGCAGGTCGATTTCCCTCAGAATATGGCCTATTTGCGCCGTGGTGTTCAAGGAAGCGGTCGTGCTAACGGGTCCAAACTTTATTCTAATGATCTAACCTGGAATATTAAAGATCAAACCATCGAAGCTCTGGGCAATGTGATCTATGAACAAGCGGGTGATCCTCCCTTTAATCTGACGGGAGAAAAAGCAACTGGAACCTTACATAACAACAATATCGTGGTTCATGGCAACCCACAAGATAGAGTTGTTACTGAAATTTTCCCCGAAGACCTCAACTCCAATTCACGTTAG
- the nblR gene encoding response regulator transcription factor NblR, which produces MFTSAINPCIFLVELDDSFNERVKVDLDEAGYIPVIIPDAVQAFAEVKLRQPAMVVIDRNRSRKAGLTLCRQLRKADSHILIIMVLEEETVEERVVCLEAGADDYLLKPYHGPTLIKLIQFYLAPPQMVKEQLQFDDLVLDLSTRRLFLKEKAIDLTMKEFELLKYLMSHPKEVLTREKILENVWGYDFQGESNVIEVYIRYLRLKIESEGHKRLIHTVRGVGYVLREG; this is translated from the coding sequence ATGTTTACCTCTGCTATCAATCCTTGTATTTTTCTGGTTGAACTCGATGATTCGTTTAATGAACGGGTGAAAGTTGATTTAGACGAGGCTGGTTATATTCCCGTGATTATCCCTGATGCGGTGCAAGCTTTCGCTGAGGTTAAACTCAGACAACCAGCAATGGTGGTGATTGATCGTAACCGTTCTCGAAAGGCGGGGTTAACCTTGTGTCGTCAGCTCAGAAAGGCCGATAGTCACATTTTGATTATTATGGTTCTAGAAGAAGAAACCGTTGAAGAACGGGTGGTTTGTTTGGAAGCAGGAGCCGATGATTATTTATTAAAACCCTATCATGGACCGACTTTAATTAAACTGATTCAATTTTATTTAGCTCCCCCTCAAATGGTTAAAGAACAGCTTCAGTTTGATGATTTAGTTCTTGATTTAAGTACCCGTCGATTGTTTCTCAAGGAAAAGGCAATTGATTTAACAATGAAGGAATTTGAATTGCTTAAATATTTGATGTCTCATCCGAAAGAAGTGCTCACGCGAGAGAAAATTTTAGAGAATGTTTGGGGTTACGATTTTCAAGGGGAATCTAATGTCATTGAGGTGTATATTCGCTATTTGCGTTTAAAGATAGAAAGTGAGGGACACAAGCGGTTAATTCATACGGTTCGGGGGGTGGGTTATGTATTACGAGAGGGTTAA
- a CDS encoding NYN domain-containing protein, whose amino-acid sequence MFEEFEEDAIFTPEQVLENRGRVAIFIDGSNLFYAALQLGIEIDYTKLLCRLTGGSRLLRAFFYTGVDRTNEKQQGFLLWMRRNGYRVIAKDLVQLPDGSKKANLDVEIAVDLMALVGSYDTAVIVSGDGDLAYAADAVSYRGSRIEVVSLRSMTSDSLINVADRYIDLDQIKEDIQKSPKPNMSYSSFSGLGILDNNKPR is encoded by the coding sequence ATGTTTGAAGAATTTGAAGAAGATGCTATTTTTACACCAGAACAAGTTTTAGAAAATCGCGGCCGCGTTGCTATTTTTATTGATGGTTCTAATTTATTTTATGCAGCCCTCCAACTAGGGATAGAAATTGATTATACGAAGTTGCTTTGTCGTTTAACTGGTGGTTCTCGCTTATTACGAGCGTTCTTTTATACTGGAGTTGACCGTACCAACGAAAAGCAACAAGGTTTCCTATTGTGGATGCGCCGCAATGGCTACCGAGTGATCGCCAAGGATCTCGTCCAACTCCCCGATGGCTCCAAAAAAGCCAACTTAGACGTTGAAATTGCCGTTGATCTCATGGCCTTAGTCGGTTCCTATGATACCGCCGTGATCGTCAGTGGTGATGGAGACTTAGCCTATGCGGCTGATGCCGTGAGCTACCGAGGATCGCGTATTGAAGTCGTGAGTCTCCGTTCCATGACCAGTGATAGCCTAATTAACGTAGCCGATCGCTACATCGATCTCGATCAAATCAAAGAAGACATCCAAAAAAGCCCCAAACCGAATATGTCCTACAGTAGTTTTTCGGGTCTAGGGATATTAGATAACAACAAACCCCGTTAA